One Paraburkholderia sp. IMGN_8 DNA window includes the following coding sequences:
- a CDS encoding LysR substrate-binding domain-containing protein, protein MDLAALTIFRAVVRENGVTRAAAKLNRVQSNVTTRIKQLEEQLGTDLFIRDGRRLVLTPAGETLLPYAERLLALADEARHAVRQDRPSGRLRLGTMESVAATRLPGLLARYHQNWPDVALELETGTTGKLIERVREFEVDAALVATPPDPAVLGELFETVPVFREELVMLTPRGHRPIREVRDIALSTLIAFERGCAYRAYIEKWYLEHGVRPARVLELGSYHAIVACVAAGAGVAVAPRSVLDLQADASNIAVHALADIGVIETLLVWRRGHFSSALNALKNTLVGVDGAVESPAAVAFS, encoded by the coding sequence ATGGATCTGGCCGCCTTGACCATTTTTCGCGCCGTCGTGCGGGAAAACGGCGTAACGCGCGCCGCTGCCAAGCTCAATCGCGTGCAATCGAATGTGACGACGCGTATCAAGCAGCTTGAAGAACAACTGGGCACTGATCTGTTCATCCGCGACGGCCGGCGCCTCGTGCTGACGCCGGCTGGCGAGACGCTACTGCCCTACGCCGAGCGGCTGCTCGCGCTTGCCGACGAGGCGCGTCATGCCGTGCGCCAGGATCGTCCGAGTGGGCGATTGCGGCTGGGCACGATGGAGAGCGTTGCGGCAACGCGCCTGCCTGGGTTGCTCGCGCGTTATCACCAGAACTGGCCCGACGTCGCGCTCGAACTCGAAACCGGCACCACAGGCAAGCTGATCGAGCGGGTACGCGAATTCGAAGTGGATGCCGCACTGGTGGCGACGCCGCCGGACCCTGCCGTACTCGGCGAGTTGTTCGAGACGGTGCCGGTGTTCCGCGAGGAACTGGTGATGCTGACGCCGCGGGGGCATCGGCCGATTCGCGAAGTGCGGGATATTGCTTTATCGACTTTGATTGCGTTTGAACGCGGGTGTGCGTATCGCGCTTATATCGAGAAGTGGTATTTGGAGCATGGTGTCAGGCCAGCCCGAGTGCTTGAGCTGGGTTCTTATCATGCGATTGTGGCTTGTGTCGCCGCCGGGGCTGGGGTGGCTGTGGCGCCACGGTCGGTGCTGGATTTGCAAGCCGATGCTAGCAATATTGCTGTGCATGCGCTTGCTGATATTGGGGTGATCGAGACGCTTCTCGTCTGGCGGCGGGGGCATTTTTCTTCTGCTCTAAATGCGCTGAAGAACACGCTAGTCGGTGTTGATGGTGCGGTTGAGTCGCCTGCGGCGGTGGCTTTTTCTTAA